The following coding sequences are from one Prochlorococcus sp. MIT 1314 window:
- the trpC gene encoding indole-3-glycerol phosphate synthase TrpC, with the protein MEIRRRPPNPTVRVENLEYAVPHREAQAKNILEEIVWHKDIEIKNFKKIVSLEDLIKKIEKLPAPKDFYKNILESKIIPGVIAEIKKASPSKGVIRKDFNPEDIAICYQGLGASCISVLTDKRFFQGSFEILETVRKSTNLPLLCKDFIISAYQIYKARVYGADAILLIAAILSDDDLIYLKKIADNLKMSVLVEVHNENELERILKLKSFNLIGINNRDLKTFKTDLKTSIELMNKYAEIFSKQNILPISESGINCAQDLESLRSIGIKGVLIGETFMRESDIENSFKKLFNSI; encoded by the coding sequence ATGGAGATAAGACGCAGGCCACCAAATCCAACTGTAAGGGTAGAAAATTTAGAATATGCTGTACCTCATAGAGAAGCACAAGCAAAAAATATTCTAGAAGAAATTGTATGGCATAAGGACATTGAAATTAAGAATTTTAAAAAAATAGTTTCTTTAGAAGATCTAATAAAAAAAATTGAAAAACTTCCTGCCCCCAAAGATTTTTATAAAAATATCTTGGAGTCAAAAATAATACCAGGAGTAATTGCAGAAATAAAAAAAGCTAGTCCGAGTAAAGGAGTTATTAGAAAAGATTTTAACCCTGAAGATATAGCAATTTGTTATCAAGGATTAGGCGCATCATGTATCTCAGTACTTACTGATAAAAGGTTTTTTCAAGGTAGTTTTGAAATACTCGAAACTGTTAGGAAATCAACTAATCTCCCTCTCCTTTGCAAAGATTTTATTATTTCTGCTTATCAGATTTATAAAGCAAGGGTATATGGTGCGGATGCAATATTATTAATCGCTGCGATTTTAAGTGATGACGATTTAATTTACCTAAAGAAAATTGCTGATAATTTAAAAATGAGTGTTCTTGTTGAAGTCCATAATGAAAATGAATTAGAAAGGATACTGAAGTTAAAATCCTTTAATTTGATTGGAATAAATAATAGGGACTTAAAGACTTTTAAAACAGATTTAAAAACATCGATAGAATTAATGAATAAATATGCAGAAATATTTTCAAAACAAAATATTCTTCCCATTAGTGAATCTGGAATTAATTGTGCCCAAGATTTAGAATCGCTTAGATCAATTGGAATCAAGGGAGTATTAATTGGTGAAACTTTTATGAGAGAAAGTGATATTGAAAATTCTTTCAAGAAATTATTTAACTCAATTTAA